The following are encoded in a window of Halosolutus halophilus genomic DNA:
- a CDS encoding right-handed parallel beta-helix repeat-containing protein encodes MGSDGYDAAAATANEGASGRGLTVTDSGAAVSEGVTHLDFAGSLSPVSPDGANDARSVRIQPRGDSLSPNIVDVRDDLDVEPEEDDVWGAIYEHYQSFRPTERNHRYVIPAGTWDVRTDNIHLDAHEHFGLVGEPFATLRVTDQDVDRMMTVGQIDDSLPHAQRTVMKDLRIDIRGDYDTGIGRWYTYAYGLIENVSMRGRRDRRNPDFGGDRHTIMVAGRQFTTTNIIRGCQLNNGDTHYDRDTHVGHAIPLSSEIYNRGTNFWEGCQVTGYVDNGIYVSSNSGRNIIRGCHVRDCAGAAIRIGANDYVQNCRITKTEEPEYPWSGLWLENGGGQVVDGVTVWNGVEKQTEIIRLTQDGPARLSGVHITDKGGNGRAIRVADNDDTRTVFEGCTITDRTSPSVSDYAVYVRSSNVVFKDCEYDLESQTDQDRHGFFVSRRGTDVDRLVLHNSDIDADGASLRFGESGRAHNIENAVFDGLVMSDPGTALADVLWIGNRHRGDTVFRGERSNWKGDFNFGFTV; translated from the coding sequence GTGGGTTCTGACGGGTACGACGCCGCCGCAGCGACCGCAAACGAAGGAGCCAGCGGGCGGGGACTCACCGTCACCGACTCGGGGGCGGCCGTGAGCGAGGGGGTAACGCACCTCGATTTCGCTGGCTCGCTCTCGCCGGTCAGTCCCGACGGCGCGAACGACGCACGAAGCGTGCGGATCCAGCCTCGCGGCGATTCGTTGTCCCCGAACATCGTCGACGTGCGGGACGACCTCGACGTCGAACCCGAGGAAGACGACGTCTGGGGTGCGATCTACGAGCACTACCAGTCGTTCAGACCGACCGAGCGGAACCATCGCTACGTGATCCCGGCCGGGACGTGGGACGTCCGGACCGACAACATCCACCTGGACGCCCACGAGCACTTCGGACTCGTCGGCGAACCGTTCGCCACGCTCAGGGTCACCGACCAGGACGTCGACCGGATGATGACCGTCGGACAGATCGACGACTCGCTGCCACACGCCCAGCGCACGGTGATGAAAGACCTCCGGATCGACATCCGGGGCGACTACGACACCGGAATCGGCCGCTGGTACACCTACGCGTACGGTCTGATCGAGAACGTCTCGATGCGCGGCCGGCGGGACAGGCGCAACCCCGACTTCGGCGGCGACCGACACACGATCATGGTCGCCGGTCGGCAGTTCACGACGACGAACATCATCCGCGGCTGCCAATTGAACAACGGCGACACCCACTACGACCGAGACACACACGTCGGGCACGCGATCCCCCTCAGTTCGGAGATCTACAACCGGGGAACGAACTTCTGGGAGGGGTGCCAGGTGACGGGCTACGTCGACAACGGGATCTACGTGTCGAGCAACTCCGGCCGAAACATCATACGGGGCTGTCACGTCCGCGACTGCGCCGGCGCGGCCATCCGCATCGGCGCCAACGACTACGTCCAGAACTGCCGCATCACGAAAACCGAAGAGCCTGAGTACCCGTGGTCCGGCCTCTGGCTCGAGAACGGCGGAGGCCAGGTCGTCGACGGGGTCACCGTTTGGAACGGCGTCGAGAAGCAAACCGAGATCATCCGCTTGACCCAGGACGGTCCGGCGCGGCTGTCGGGCGTGCACATCACCGACAAAGGGGGCAACGGCCGGGCGATCCGGGTCGCCGACAACGACGACACGCGGACGGTGTTCGAAGGGTGTACGATCACCGATCGAACCAGCCCGAGCGTCTCCGACTACGCGGTGTACGTCCGCTCGTCGAACGTCGTCTTCAAGGACTGCGAGTACGACCTCGAATCCCAGACGGATCAGGATCGGCACGGCTTCTTCGTCAGTCGACGGGGCACCGACGTCGACCGACTGGTCCTGCACAACAGCGACATCGACGCCGACGGTGCGAGTCTCCGGTTCGGCGAAAGCGGGCGGGCACACAACATCGAGAACGCCGTCTTCGACGGCCTCGTGATGAGCGATCCCGGTACCGCGCTCGCCGACGTACTCTGGATCGGCAATCGCCACCGCGGGGACACCGTCTTCCGCGGGGAGCGATCGAACTGGAAGGGCGACTTCAACTTCGGATTCACCGTCTGA
- a CDS encoding DUF192 domain-containing protein, which produces MRLVHDPVGDDDAVLATTVDLADSLWSQTRGLMFRRSLPDEYALVFEFGTARTRDVHMLFVGIPIDAVWIVDDEVQRVERLRPWRGFAREAADRIVELPAGAAADVEPGDRLVLEGVES; this is translated from the coding sequence GTGCGCCTGGTTCACGACCCGGTCGGTGACGACGACGCTGTCCTCGCGACGACCGTCGACCTCGCGGACTCGCTCTGGAGCCAGACCCGCGGCCTCATGTTCCGCCGGTCGCTCCCGGACGAGTACGCGCTGGTGTTCGAATTCGGGACGGCCAGGACCCGCGACGTCCACATGCTGTTCGTCGGGATTCCGATCGACGCGGTCTGGATCGTCGACGACGAGGTTCAGCGCGTCGAGCGGCTGCGACCGTGGCGGGGTTTCGCGCGCGAGGCAGCCGATCGGATCGTCGAACTGCCCGCCGGCGCGGCTGCGGACGTCGAACCCGGCGATCGACTGGTCCTCGAAGGGGTAGAGTCGTGA
- a CDS encoding (R)-citramalate synthase, producing MPVHHSAEQTIPSDRTVRLLDTTLRDGEQAPGVSLSPDEKVEIARALEQAGVAVIEAGSACTGAGERQAISRVTDLDLDARVTSFCRGMRTDIDLALECDVDGVHLVVPSSDRHVEDKVGTSREDNLEATAELVEYAGDHDLWVEVIGEDGSRADLDYLEELMGTALDAGADRACFADTVGHTGPERTAEAVSRLAELGPVSAHTHDDLGLGVANALSAVSAGADLVHCTVNGLGERAGNVALEEVAIALAHVYDVETLELEELYDLAQIVSRATGVALPPNKAVIGENAFTHESGIHTDGTLKDDKMYEPYAPETVGRERRLALGKHTGRAGVAATLEEHGVDASDDDVAAIANRVTELGDRGRRVTDADLLAIAEDVTGDDRERVVELRDLTATSGGAVPTASIRLDVDGEERVASGTGSGPVDAAVSAVREALGSAADAELESYHVDAVTGGTDAVVTVEVTMVRNDRSVTVARSEADITRASVEAMVDALDRLLATDAQPLTPADD from the coding sequence TTGCCTGTACATCACTCCGCCGAGCAGACGATTCCATCTGACCGTACCGTCCGCCTTCTCGATACGACGCTTCGCGACGGCGAGCAAGCGCCGGGCGTCTCACTCTCACCCGACGAGAAAGTCGAAATCGCCCGTGCGCTAGAGCAAGCGGGCGTGGCCGTCATCGAGGCCGGCAGCGCCTGTACCGGTGCGGGTGAACGACAGGCCATCTCGCGGGTCACCGACCTCGATCTCGACGCTCGCGTGACCAGTTTCTGTCGCGGGATGCGGACTGACATCGACCTCGCGCTCGAGTGTGACGTCGACGGGGTCCACCTCGTCGTCCCCTCCAGCGACCGCCACGTCGAGGACAAGGTCGGCACGTCCCGCGAGGACAACCTCGAGGCCACCGCCGAACTCGTCGAGTACGCAGGCGACCACGACCTGTGGGTCGAGGTCATCGGCGAGGACGGCTCACGGGCCGACCTCGACTACCTCGAGGAACTCATGGGGACCGCACTCGACGCCGGGGCCGATCGGGCCTGTTTCGCCGACACGGTGGGCCACACGGGGCCCGAGCGTACCGCCGAAGCCGTTTCCCGACTTGCGGAACTCGGGCCGGTCAGCGCCCACACCCACGACGACCTCGGACTGGGCGTCGCGAACGCGCTCTCGGCCGTCTCGGCCGGTGCCGACCTCGTTCACTGTACCGTGAACGGACTCGGCGAACGCGCCGGCAACGTCGCGCTCGAGGAAGTCGCGATCGCACTCGCCCACGTGTACGACGTCGAGACGCTCGAACTCGAGGAACTGTACGACCTCGCACAGATCGTCTCGCGGGCGACGGGCGTGGCCCTGCCGCCGAACAAGGCCGTCATCGGCGAGAACGCCTTCACCCACGAGAGCGGGATCCACACCGACGGCACCCTCAAGGACGACAAGATGTACGAGCCCTACGCGCCCGAGACCGTCGGCCGCGAACGCCGACTCGCACTCGGGAAACACACGGGCCGTGCCGGGGTTGCGGCGACGCTCGAGGAACACGGCGTCGACGCCAGCGACGACGACGTCGCCGCGATCGCAAATCGCGTCACCGAACTCGGCGACCGCGGGCGTCGCGTCACGGACGCCGACCTGCTCGCCATCGCCGAGGACGTCACCGGCGACGACCGCGAACGCGTAGTCGAACTGCGCGATCTCACCGCCACGAGCGGCGGTGCCGTCCCCACGGCGAGCATCCGACTCGACGTCGACGGCGAGGAGCGCGTCGCCAGCGGGACCGGTTCCGGTCCCGTCGACGCCGCCGTCTCCGCCGTCCGCGAGGCACTCGGCTCCGCCGCCGACGCGGAACTGGAGTCCTACCACGTCGACGCGGTCACCGGCGGGACGGACGCCGTCGTCACCGTCGAAGTGACGATGGTGCGCAACGATCGCTCGGTCACCGTCGCCCGCAGCGAGGCCGACATCACCCGTGCGAGCGTCGAGGCGATGGTCGACGCGCTCGATCGATTGCTGGCGACGGACGCACAGCCACTCACACCGGCCGACGACTGA
- the hpt gene encoding hypoxanthine/guanine phosphoribosyltransferase, with translation MDPTLEPLARSLRDAPIVDRDGYHYFVHGVTDGIPSVEPDVLRAIAAGIRDRIDLAGVDKLVAPEAMGIHHATALSLAADVPFVVVRKRAYGFPEEIVVHGETGYSESDLYLNGVDAGDRVVLVDDVLSSGGTIEAVCDALEECGADLQDIVVVLRRVDGDHDLEQPVTSLLDVRVEDGELVIVD, from the coding sequence ATGGACCCCACGCTCGAACCGCTGGCGCGATCGCTTCGCGACGCGCCGATCGTCGATCGGGACGGCTATCACTACTTCGTCCACGGCGTCACCGACGGGATTCCGTCCGTCGAGCCGGACGTACTGCGAGCGATCGCGGCCGGGATCCGCGACCGGATCGACCTCGCGGGGGTCGACAAGCTGGTCGCGCCCGAGGCGATGGGGATCCACCACGCCACCGCGCTCTCGCTCGCGGCCGACGTTCCCTTCGTCGTCGTCCGCAAGCGGGCCTACGGCTTCCCGGAGGAGATCGTCGTCCACGGGGAAACCGGCTACAGCGAGAGCGACCTCTACCTGAACGGGGTCGACGCGGGTGACCGCGTCGTGCTCGTCGACGACGTCCTCTCGTCCGGGGGGACGATCGAGGCCGTCTGTGACGCACTGGAGGAGTGCGGGGCCGACCTGCAGGACATCGTCGTGGTCCTGCGACGCGTCGACGGCGATCACGACCTCGAGCAGCCGGTGACGAGCCTGCTCGACGTCCGCGTCGAGGACGGCGAACTGGTGATCGTCGACTGA
- the ppc gene encoding phosphoenolpyruvate carboxylase, whose translation MTLHNRGVRQDVRELGALLGEVLEDQTSRRSFETVESCRRAAIDYRADELESREPLITELEGLSPHEQRIVARAFTTYFELINLAEERERVRSLRTESHEGTLEDSLETAAAELAETDIETVRQILDDVLIEPTFTAHPTEARRKTVKSKLRTVSTYLETLDERLLTNKETEQLWRDIDAEVTSLWQTPQVRRRQPEPEDEARNVQWYLENTLFDVVGEVYDELADAIDEEVEGDLEVPKLFEFRSWAGSDRDGNPYVTPEVTANTLERQREVVLDRYREQLKRLSGVLSQDGSRIDAGSEFQASLEEDLDRLPGSARTAEERYPGEPYRQKLKLMRERLERVGDVRPGGYDDVDELLEDLEYIAKSLRNNGAEVVVDAHVDPIRRQVATFGFSLASLDLREHQQKHTDAIAEALETEGIDYHTLSEDERVDLLTEAILQDESVIDLGDTEGLSEDSTRVLSLFDSLADWQTEYGVEAIDTYCISMTEEPSHVLEVLFLADQADVVSLPEHSGIDIVPLLETEYALSGARRIMGTLYENEAYAQALEARDRTQEIMLGYSDSNKENGFLAANWSLYKNQRRLGEICDDHDVTMRLFHGRGGSISRGGGPMNEALLALPNSTVTGQVKFTEQGEAIAEKYANPRIAERNIEQMVNAQLRSRLYAMDRPEEEVREEWIDAMDTMADAARQEYRDLLESEGFVQYFEQATPITVIEDLDLGSRPASRSGERTVEDLRAIPWVFSWTQSRCILPGWYAIATGVDAYLEDGGSMETLQEMYAEWPFFRTTLDNAALSLSRTEVEIAEQYADLADDDLRDRFFPRLTDEYERGAELIKEIGQREELHTRDWLGENLERRNPYVDPLNLLQTYLLDRTHRTDIEERTLRLTVKGIAAGMKNTG comes from the coding sequence ATGACACTACATAACAGGGGCGTTCGGCAGGACGTCCGTGAACTCGGGGCACTGCTCGGGGAGGTCCTCGAGGACCAGACCTCGCGACGCTCCTTCGAAACCGTCGAATCGTGCCGACGAGCGGCGATCGATTACCGCGCCGACGAACTGGAGTCGCGAGAACCGCTCATCACGGAACTCGAGGGGCTGTCACCACACGAACAGCGGATCGTCGCACGGGCGTTCACGACCTACTTCGAACTGATCAACCTCGCAGAAGAGCGCGAGCGGGTCCGATCGCTTCGAACCGAATCCCACGAGGGGACCCTCGAGGACAGCCTCGAGACGGCGGCCGCCGAACTCGCGGAGACCGACATTGAGACGGTCAGACAGATCCTCGACGACGTGCTGATCGAGCCGACCTTCACGGCCCATCCGACGGAAGCCCGTCGAAAGACGGTCAAGTCGAAGCTCCGGACGGTCTCGACGTACCTCGAGACCCTCGACGAGCGGCTGTTGACGAACAAAGAGACGGAGCAGCTGTGGCGGGACATCGACGCCGAGGTGACGAGCCTCTGGCAGACCCCGCAGGTCCGGCGTCGCCAGCCGGAACCCGAGGACGAGGCCCGGAACGTCCAGTGGTACCTCGAGAACACGCTGTTCGACGTCGTCGGCGAGGTCTACGACGAACTCGCCGACGCGATCGACGAGGAAGTCGAGGGCGACCTCGAGGTGCCCAAACTGTTCGAGTTCCGCTCGTGGGCGGGGAGCGATCGCGACGGGAACCCCTACGTGACTCCCGAGGTGACGGCGAACACGCTCGAACGCCAGCGCGAGGTCGTCCTCGACCGCTACCGGGAACAGCTCAAACGCCTCTCGGGCGTGTTGAGCCAGGACGGGAGTCGGATCGACGCCGGTTCGGAGTTCCAGGCCTCGCTCGAGGAAGACCTCGATCGGCTGCCAGGCAGCGCCAGAACCGCCGAGGAGCGGTATCCCGGCGAACCCTATCGACAGAAACTCAAGCTGATGCGCGAACGTCTGGAGCGCGTCGGTGACGTGCGTCCGGGTGGCTACGACGACGTCGACGAACTCCTCGAGGACCTCGAATACATCGCCAAGAGCCTCCGGAACAACGGGGCGGAGGTAGTCGTCGACGCACACGTCGATCCGATCCGTCGGCAGGTCGCCACCTTCGGCTTCTCGCTGGCCAGTCTCGACCTGCGCGAACACCAGCAGAAACACACCGACGCGATCGCGGAAGCCCTCGAGACGGAGGGGATCGACTACCACACGCTCTCGGAAGACGAACGCGTCGACCTGCTGACCGAGGCGATCCTCCAGGACGAGTCCGTCATCGACCTCGGCGATACAGAGGGACTCTCGGAGGATTCGACGCGCGTTCTGTCGCTGTTCGACAGTCTCGCCGACTGGCAGACCGAGTACGGCGTCGAGGCGATCGACACGTACTGTATTTCGATGACCGAGGAACCGAGTCACGTCCTCGAAGTCCTGTTCCTCGCCGACCAGGCGGACGTCGTTTCCCTGCCGGAACACAGCGGGATCGACATCGTCCCGCTGCTCGAGACCGAGTACGCCCTGTCGGGTGCCCGTCGAATCATGGGGACCCTCTACGAGAACGAGGCCTACGCACAGGCGCTCGAAGCCCGCGATCGGACCCAGGAGATCATGCTCGGGTACTCCGACTCGAACAAGGAGAACGGGTTCCTCGCGGCCAACTGGTCGCTGTACAAGAACCAGCGCCGACTGGGCGAGATCTGCGACGACCACGACGTGACGATGCGGCTGTTCCACGGCCGCGGCGGCTCGATCTCGCGTGGCGGCGGCCCGATGAACGAGGCCCTGCTCGCGCTCCCCAACTCGACCGTCACCGGACAGGTCAAGTTCACCGAACAGGGCGAGGCCATCGCCGAGAAGTACGCCAACCCGCGGATCGCGGAGCGAAACATCGAACAGATGGTCAACGCACAGCTCCGATCGCGCCTGTACGCGATGGACCGGCCCGAAGAGGAGGTCCGAGAGGAGTGGATCGACGCGATGGACACGATGGCCGACGCCGCCCGGCAGGAGTACCGCGACCTGCTCGAGAGCGAGGGATTCGTCCAGTACTTCGAGCAGGCGACCCCGATCACCGTCATCGAGGACCTCGACCTGGGCTCGCGACCGGCCTCACGGAGCGGCGAGCGAACCGTCGAAGACCTGCGGGCCATCCCGTGGGTGTTCTCCTGGACCCAGTCGCGGTGCATTCTGCCCGGCTGGTACGCCATCGCGACGGGCGTCGACGCCTATCTCGAGGACGGCGGCTCGATGGAGACCCTACAGGAGATGTACGCCGAGTGGCCGTTCTTCCGGACCACGCTCGACAACGCCGCGCTCTCGCTCTCCCGGACGGAAGTCGAGATCGCCGAACAGTACGCCGATCTGGCAGACGACGACCTCCGCGATCGGTTCTTCCCGCGGCTGACCGACGAGTACGAGCGGGGTGCCGAGTTGATCAAGGAGATCGGCCAGCGCGAGGAACTCCACACGCGCGACTGGCTCGGAGAGAACCTCGAGCGGCGCAACCCCTACGTCGACCCGCTGAACCTGCTCCAGACGTACCTCCTCGATCGGACTCACCGGACCGACATCGAGGAACGGACGCTCCGGCTGACGGTGAAGGGGATCGCTGCCGGGATGAAGAACACCGGATAG